One window of Jannaschia sp. CCS1 genomic DNA carries:
- the tig gene encoding trigger factor, producing MQITETLAEGLKREYTITVPASDLEARVNTKLEEARPEVEMKGFRKGKVPMALLKKQFGPKVMGEAMQESVDEAMQGHLDESGDRPALQPEVKMTNEDWKEGDDIVVSMAYEKLPEIPDVDYKAIKLEKLVVTPGDDEVKEALDNLAENAESFATKKGKAADGDQVVFDFVGTVDGEAFEGGSAEDFPLKLGSGQFIPGFEEQLVGVKAKDEKDVEVSFPEDYQAEHLAGKAAVFACTIKEVKKPVPAEVDDELAKKFGAEDLEALKGQISERLGTEYKGAARAVMKRSLLDQLDDVVSFELPPSLVEAEAKQIAHQLWHEENPEVEGHDHPEIETTEEHTSLAARRVKLGLLLAELGQKNDVTVSDAEMTQAIMTQARQYPGQERAFFEFIQQNQQAQQQVRAPLFEDKVVDFIGEMAEVSEKEVSKDDLKAAVDALDEE from the coding sequence ATGCAAATCACCGAGACCCTGGCCGAGGGCCTGAAGCGCGAATACACGATCACCGTCCCCGCGAGTGATCTGGAAGCCCGCGTGAACACCAAGCTGGAAGAGGCCCGCCCCGAGGTGGAGATGAAGGGCTTCCGCAAGGGCAAGGTGCCCATGGCGCTGCTGAAAAAGCAGTTCGGCCCGAAGGTCATGGGCGAAGCGATGCAGGAATCGGTCGATGAGGCCATGCAGGGCCATCTGGACGAAAGCGGTGATCGCCCCGCTCTCCAGCCCGAGGTCAAGATGACCAACGAGGATTGGAAAGAGGGCGACGATATCGTGGTCTCCATGGCCTATGAGAAGCTGCCCGAGATCCCCGACGTCGATTACAAGGCGATCAAACTGGAAAAGCTGGTTGTGACGCCCGGCGACGACGAAGTGAAAGAGGCGCTGGATAATCTGGCCGAAAACGCCGAGAGCTTTGCCACCAAGAAGGGCAAGGCGGCCGACGGCGACCAGGTCGTGTTCGATTTCGTCGGCACCGTGGACGGTGAGGCGTTTGAAGGCGGATCGGCGGAAGATTTCCCCCTGAAGCTCGGCTCCGGTCAGTTCATCCCCGGCTTTGAAGAGCAGTTGGTGGGCGTGAAGGCGAAGGACGAGAAAGACGTCGAAGTCTCCTTCCCCGAGGATTACCAGGCCGAGCATCTGGCCGGTAAAGCGGCTGTGTTTGCCTGCACCATCAAGGAAGTGAAGAAGCCCGTCCCGGCCGAGGTTGACGACGAGCTGGCCAAGAAGTTCGGGGCCGAGGATCTGGAGGCGCTGAAAGGTCAGATCTCCGAGCGTCTGGGCACGGAATACAAAGGCGCCGCGCGGGCGGTGATGAAGCGGTCCCTGCTGGATCAACTGGACGATGTCGTGTCGTTTGAGCTGCCGCCCTCGCTGGTGGAGGCCGAGGCCAAGCAGATCGCCCATCAGCTGTGGCACGAGGAAAACCCCGAGGTGGAAGGCCACGACCATCCCGAGATCGAGACCACGGAAGAGCACACATCGCTCGCCGCGCGCCGCGTGAAGCTGGGTCTGTTGCTGGCTGAGCTTGGTCAGAAGAACGATGTGACCGTGTCCGATGCCGAGATGACGCAAGCCATCATGACCCAGGCCCGCCAGTACCCGGGTCAGGAGCGGGCGTTCTTTGAGTTCATCCAGCAGAACCAACAGGCCCAACAGCAGGTCCGCGCGCCGTTGTTTGAAGACAAGGTCGTCGATTTTATCGGTGAGATGGCCGAGGTGTCTGAGAAAGAGGTCTCCAAAGACGACCTCAAAGCTGCGGTAGATGCCCTCGACGAGGAATAA
- the rplI gene encoding 50S ribosomal protein L9 → MDVILLERVAKLGQMGEVVSVKEGYARNFLLPQKKALRANEMNLAAFENQKAQLEATNLETRKEAEAMGEKLAGQQFVIIRSASDSGALYGSVTIRDAAEAATAEGFTVDRKQVALIAPIKDLGIHTVMVILHPEVEVEIELNVARSPEEAELQASGKSIQDLAAEEEAQAEFEIAELFDDIGAAGMDDDDDDAPAPAQADPSSEESSEED, encoded by the coding sequence ATGGATGTTATCCTTCTGGAACGTGTGGCCAAGCTGGGTCAGATGGGCGAAGTGGTCTCTGTCAAAGAAGGCTACGCGCGCAACTTCCTTCTGCCGCAGAAAAAAGCGCTGCGCGCCAATGAGATGAACCTGGCCGCGTTTGAGAACCAGAAAGCGCAGCTTGAGGCAACCAACCTTGAGACCCGCAAGGAAGCGGAAGCGATGGGCGAGAAGCTGGCAGGCCAGCAATTCGTCATCATCCGCTCCGCCTCGGACAGCGGTGCACTTTATGGCTCCGTCACCATCCGTGACGCCGCCGAGGCCGCCACGGCCGAGGGCTTCACCGTGGACCGCAAGCAGGTCGCCCTGATCGCGCCGATCAAGGACCTGGGCATCCACACTGTCATGGTCATTCTCCACCCCGAAGTTGAGGTCGAGATTGAACTGAACGTGGCCCGCTCCCCTGAAGAAGCAGAGCTTCAGGCCTCCGGCAAGTCCATCCAGGACCTCGCCGCCGAGGAAGAGGCGCAGGCCGAGTTCGAGATCGCGGAATTGTTCGACGACATCGGTGCCGCCGGCATGGATGACGACGATGACGATGCGCCCGCACCGGCCCAAGCTGACCCGTCTTCGGAAGAAAGCTCTGAAGAGGACTAA
- a CDS encoding PQQ-dependent sugar dehydrogenase, whose amino-acid sequence MLRISPALSLSPLLAVLLAGASLAQAPVDDGTANLPDTIPAFEGQTDAPEINSGATFDEEVITGALSRPWGLAVLPDGAGYIVTERGGTLRHITRDGTMGPEISGVPNVRAMRQGGLLDVTLAPDFDDSRILYLTYAARDGLAGSATALARATLSDDHTALEQVTELWRQTPASAIPAHFGSRVIVQPDGGLIVTTGDRFTSENRQLAQDPVNAAYGVVVGFLPDGSPTANDALRDVLPGIVSYGHRNSQGAAIQPGTDLLWTLEHGPAGGDELNIIEEGGNYGWPMVSYGVNYNGSDVGSGEQAHAPDFIEPRYFWDPSIAPSDMVFYDGDMFPDWQGDILLGALAGQALVRLDIDGTSVIGEERFRTGEGRVRDVELDADGAILILIDDDPGALIRLTPAAG is encoded by the coding sequence ATGCTTCGCATTTCGCCCGCTCTCTCTCTCAGTCCGCTCCTCGCTGTGCTCCTCGCCGGGGCCTCTTTGGCGCAAGCCCCCGTTGACGACGGCACGGCAAATTTGCCCGATACCATCCCCGCCTTCGAAGGCCAGACAGACGCGCCAGAGATCAACTCAGGCGCGACCTTCGACGAAGAGGTCATCACCGGCGCGCTGTCCCGGCCCTGGGGCCTTGCCGTGTTGCCCGACGGCGCGGGCTACATCGTGACCGAACGGGGCGGCACCCTGCGGCACATCACCCGCGATGGCACCATGGGCCCCGAAATATCCGGCGTGCCGAACGTGCGTGCGATGCGCCAGGGCGGTCTGCTTGATGTGACCCTTGCCCCTGATTTCGACGACAGCCGTATCTTGTATCTGACCTACGCCGCGCGCGATGGGCTGGCCGGGTCCGCCACCGCCCTGGCCCGCGCCACCCTGTCCGACGATCACACCGCACTGGAGCAGGTGACAGAGCTCTGGCGACAAACCCCGGCCTCCGCCATCCCCGCCCATTTCGGCAGTCGGGTGATCGTTCAGCCCGACGGTGGGCTGATCGTGACCACCGGGGACCGCTTCACCTCGGAAAACCGCCAGTTGGCCCAAGATCCCGTCAACGCCGCCTACGGGGTTGTCGTGGGGTTCCTGCCCGATGGGTCTCCCACCGCCAACGACGCCCTTCGCGACGTCTTGCCCGGCATCGTCAGCTACGGACACCGCAATAGTCAGGGCGCTGCCATCCAGCCCGGCACCGATCTGTTATGGACCCTCGAACACGGTCCTGCGGGCGGCGACGAGCTTAACATTATCGAAGAGGGCGGCAATTACGGCTGGCCCATGGTCAGCTACGGGGTGAATTACAACGGCTCTGATGTGGGCAGTGGCGAACAGGCCCATGCCCCCGATTTCATTGAACCCCGCTACTTCTGGGACCCGTCCATCGCGCCGTCGGACATGGTGTTCTACGACGGCGACATGTTCCCGGACTGGCAGGGCGATATCCTCCTGGGTGCGCTGGCCGGGCAGGCCCTTGTGCGGCTGGATATCGACGGGACCTCCGTCATCGGGGAGGAGCGGTTCCGCACCGGAGAGGGCCGCGTGCGCGATGTGGAACTCGACGCCGACGGCGCGATCCTGATCCTGATCGACGATGATCCGGGCGCGCTGATCCGGCTGACGCCCGCTGCGGGCTAG
- a CDS encoding serine/threonine-protein kinase: MADLPPTQRGPDAVTHQLPAGELPAGWKLLEGQYEIVRLIASGGFGITYLARDTLGRDVAVKECFPLGLAQRAAMTHTVSATSAGTSEHFETARGQFLREARMLADLRHPNVVHVQSLFEENGTAYMAMDFIHGRDLHEDMAGDALPPTRVLDLARDLLGALDYIHAQGVLHRDIKPQNIRIDQFGMPMLIDFGAARAETQARSRMAGTFRVVTDGYSPHEFYVAGASQGPHSDLYALAATLYHVITGAAPVPADERASAVATGQPDPYVPIAGSYAAHDARLLKLIDRALRMIPAERPPNASAWLTALTDAQTRLVTPPATEEIAAPRGRLWPGLALGVGLMGAAGAAIWVAQPDWLTPGMDEVTAQVGALETQLQTSEAERAASEAALAASRATLAEAEAEVQRLEAADGDMAATLADLDAARAARDAAAAEITALQGELEGLGDAAGALDQAQRQAAAESARADAAEAQIAALDQQIAQQAASLTETQSQATALEAQISELTAADATARAQITALEASLTEATGRLVEARTTAALLTRAEEDLTTAETALGASNIRAARLEAQLQQAEAQGTDLAAAQAEIQALEASLAASAAAQARLSEEIAGLEAARAQLTEDIATMEAAPLPNLGELAELRARVAAAEAETADLQTRIAASDADTAELRAQIAAMEAEVTALTATLAETEAALAASLQAQVAARADWGEQATLRAPNGTFTLLPRFSWDNRRIAAVDSAGGITLFDRSTGAYEAHLARGIPDQIVRLGFSAGGSYLIATTPNGSPNRLYDVRARREILRFDPVTVTTANRAISTDEAYFVFTRAAGGGQVNIVITAMASLREAGALPMERTLTTVPQGTPVRIAFAETSNQITVLTPASVQVFDTDGRLRRTAPNGIGSVAALSPIGGDQGFLVLRSSGEVVIFNDLIAQDEVATIPPRADYALYRLSGDRLSFLRANDETWDVIDLVTGDIRGSGPIDTGSERASLSISADGQMIFIGATDTRPARMLDVATGLELQEFGTAAQGYFSFDNTHLATGSVDGISAQIWRLAGAPTGPDLSGCAVLERTMDGIPILASALERGRGFTVDAGGDVSLRDCAEAQDAGLEAALARGRLDLTATERPDVAINILGTSRAYTLNVGVEGACAPTIMARFGADWAVGRSLRFEDEGEETRPLDVWLATPPGVTCEARISLSGEVE, from the coding sequence ATGGCTGATCTGCCCCCCACCCAACGCGGCCCCGATGCCGTCACCCACCAACTGCCCGCCGGAGAGCTTCCGGCAGGCTGGAAACTGTTGGAAGGCCAATATGAGATCGTGCGCCTGATCGCGTCGGGTGGGTTCGGCATCACCTATCTGGCGCGCGACACGCTGGGGCGCGATGTGGCGGTGAAGGAATGCTTCCCCCTGGGCCTGGCGCAGCGCGCGGCGATGACCCACACCGTCAGCGCCACCTCCGCCGGCACGTCCGAGCATTTTGAGACCGCGCGCGGCCAGTTCCTGCGCGAGGCGCGGATGCTGGCCGACCTGCGCCACCCCAACGTGGTCCATGTCCAAAGCCTATTTGAGGAAAACGGCACCGCCTATATGGCGATGGATTTCATCCATGGGCGTGATTTGCATGAAGACATGGCCGGGGACGCGCTGCCGCCCACCCGCGTGCTGGATCTGGCGCGCGATCTTCTGGGCGCCCTTGACTATATCCATGCGCAGGGCGTGCTCCACCGCGATATCAAACCGCAAAACATCCGCATTGATCAGTTCGGCATGCCGATGCTGATCGATTTCGGCGCGGCGCGGGCGGAAACCCAGGCGCGGTCGCGCATGGCGGGCACGTTCCGGGTCGTCACCGACGGCTATTCCCCCCACGAATTCTACGTGGCAGGCGCAAGCCAGGGGCCGCATTCGGACCTCTATGCTTTGGCCGCGACGCTCTACCATGTCATCACCGGGGCCGCGCCCGTACCTGCCGATGAACGCGCCAGCGCCGTGGCGACCGGCCAGCCCGACCCCTACGTGCCCATTGCCGGGTCCTACGCGGCCCACGACGCCCGTCTTCTGAAGCTGATCGACCGCGCGTTGCGGATGATCCCGGCGGAGCGGCCACCCAACGCCAGCGCCTGGTTAACGGCGTTAACCGATGCGCAGACGCGGCTGGTGACGCCGCCCGCGACGGAGGAGATTGCCGCGCCGCGGGGCCGTTTGTGGCCCGGATTGGCGCTGGGTGTGGGGTTGATGGGCGCTGCCGGGGCCGCGATCTGGGTGGCGCAGCCCGACTGGCTGACGCCCGGAATGGACGAGGTCACGGCCCAGGTCGGCGCGTTGGAAACCCAGTTGCAAACGTCGGAGGCGGAACGGGCCGCGTCCGAGGCAGCGCTGGCGGCGTCGCGGGCCACTTTGGCCGAGGCCGAGGCTGAAGTGCAGCGGTTGGAGGCCGCCGACGGGGACATGGCCGCGACATTGGCCGATCTGGACGCCGCCCGGGCCGCCCGCGACGCGGCTGCGGCGGAAATCACGGCCCTGCAGGGGGAATTGGAGGGGCTCGGCGACGCGGCAGGCGCGCTCGACCAGGCACAACGGCAAGCGGCGGCGGAATCCGCGCGCGCCGACGCGGCGGAGGCGCAGATCGCCGCGCTGGATCAGCAGATCGCACAGCAAGCCGCATCCCTGACGGAGACCCAGAGCCAAGCCACTGCTTTAGAGGCACAAATCTCGGAACTGACCGCCGCAGATGCGACCGCCCGGGCCCAGATCACGGCCCTGGAAGCCAGCCTGACCGAGGCGACGGGGCGGTTGGTGGAGGCGCGCACTACGGCGGCCTTGCTGACCCGGGCGGAGGAGGATCTGACCACGGCCGAGACCGCCCTCGGCGCGTCCAACATCCGCGCAGCCCGGCTGGAGGCACAGTTGCAACAGGCCGAAGCGCAGGGCACCGATCTGGCCGCCGCGCAGGCCGAAATCCAAGCGCTGGAAGCCAGCCTCGCGGCCTCCGCTGCCGCCCAAGCGCGCCTGTCGGAAGAGATCGCCGGGCTGGAGGCCGCGCGCGCGCAGCTGACCGAAGATATCGCGACGATGGAGGCGGCCCCCCTGCCCAATCTTGGCGAACTGGCAGAGCTTCGGGCCCGTGTCGCCGCCGCCGAAGCCGAAACGGCGGATCTGCAAACCCGTATCGCCGCCTCTGACGCGGACACCGCAGAGTTGCGCGCACAGATTGCCGCGATGGAGGCCGAGGTCACAGCGCTCACCGCCACGCTCGCGGAAACGGAAGCCGCACTTGCCGCGTCACTGCAAGCGCAGGTCGCCGCGCGCGCTGATTGGGGGGAGCAGGCGACGTTGCGCGCGCCCAACGGCACCTTCACCCTTCTGCCGCGGTTCTCCTGGGATAACAGACGCATAGCTGCCGTGGACAGTGCGGGTGGGATCACGTTGTTCGACCGGTCCACCGGCGCATATGAGGCCCATCTGGCGCGCGGCATCCCCGACCAGATCGTGCGTCTGGGCTTCTCGGCGGGCGGCTCCTACCTGATCGCGACCACACCCAACGGGTCGCCCAACAGGCTTTATGACGTGCGCGCGCGGCGCGAAATCCTGCGGTTTGATCCGGTCACGGTGACCACGGCCAACCGCGCGATCAGCACTGACGAGGCATACTTCGTGTTCACCCGCGCGGCGGGCGGCGGGCAGGTGAACATCGTGATCACAGCCATGGCGTCCCTGCGCGAAGCTGGCGCCTTACCGATGGAACGGACCCTGACCACCGTGCCCCAAGGCACGCCGGTGCGCATCGCCTTTGCCGAAACCTCCAACCAGATCACAGTGTTAACGCCCGCCAGCGTGCAGGTGTTCGACACCGATGGACGGTTGCGGCGCACGGCCCCCAACGGGATCGGCAGCGTTGCCGCGCTGTCGCCCATTGGCGGCGATCAGGGGTTTCTGGTGCTGCGGAGTAGCGGAGAGGTGGTGATTTTCAACGACCTGATCGCACAGGATGAGGTTGCCACGATCCCCCCGCGCGCCGACTACGCGCTTTACCGGTTATCGGGCGACAGGTTGAGTTTCCTGCGCGCCAATGACGAGACCTGGGACGTGATCGATCTGGTGACCGGCGACATCCGGGGCTCCGGCCCGATCGACACGGGGTCTGAGCGGGCCAGCCTCTCCATCTCGGCCGACGGGCAGATGATCTTCATCGGGGCCACGGACACGCGCCCGGCCCGCATGCTGGATGTGGCCACAGGCCTTGAATTGCAGGAGTTTGGCACGGCCGCGCAGGGCTATTTCAGCTTTGACAACACGCATCTGGCGACCGGTAGCGTGGACGGAATCTCGGCCCAGATCTGGCGTCTGGCAGGGGCACCGACCGGCCCGGATCTAAGCGGTTGCGCGGTGTTGGAGCGGACCATGGACGGTATCCCGATCCTGGCCAGTGCGTTGGAGCGCGGGCGCGGGTTCACCGTTGATGCGGGCGGAGATGTGTCCCTGCGCGATTGCGCGGAGGCCCAGGATGCAGGCCTTGAAGCGGCGCTGGCGCGGGGACGTCTGGACCTAACGGCGACGGAGCGGCCCGATGTGGCAATCAACATTCTGGGTACCTCCCGCGCCTATACGCTGAATGTGGGGGTCGAAGGGGCCTGTGCACCCACAATCATGGCGCGCTTCGGCGCCGACTGGGCCGTGGGTCGCAGCCTGCGGTTTGAGGATGAGGGGGAGGAAACGCGCCCGCTGGATGTGTGGTTGGCCACGCCGCCTGGCGTGACCTGCGAGGCGCGGATCAGCCTGTCCGGCGAGGTCGAATAG
- a CDS encoding serine/threonine-protein kinase has protein sequence MDSPHLRGNDGPENHHQAAHFMSDDPDKTRILPDAPAGELPVGAELSQGMYRITGRIAAGGFGITYEARDNLDRKVAIKECFPAGLALRAGDFTVSAASASTAEPFETARTLFLREARMLAALRHPNIVHVQTLFEENGTAYMAMDYVDGRDLQQVIADEPGLLTPAYIMELTRALLAAMDYLHRDAPARGIGRGKERLLHRDIKPANIRIDPFDAPVVIDFGAARQETKAQSRAAGTFRVVSDGYSPGEFYVAGADQGPASDLYSLAATLYHCISGAAPAPADARAQKVSNGEADPYEPIAGRFPPHDPRLLALIDRALARPLKDRPSDAAAWLAAIPDTTSQIPTRIITPVADDGPAPAVANGGVWKGAAIAGVSALALMGVGIYALSGPAITDETLQSDLAEARATVDEMEAELAQLAGIAEALQGDIDAAIDARDQADRRADDLAETVQDLRAQLRAASADDDAETQALRAQLTEAQAGQTSAETAAETLTRQVAELEAQIAALGSGDTGAMEAERTAALAAQEVAERAASRAQADLQRMAADLDVAEAEAARLSMELRTTRAEIDLMTAGTTLPNPGPAQPPAAAACPTWTSPGEERRFTGTEIYNAPQTLSTRVAGTTDLGACDGLPEGVVGVVTAAPTYTLYLSEMAQFERVEMRVSSVCDTTLLVNTQDTVWHFDNDGDGGILPLLNLSGQQAIEGRLDVWIGTADGTTCTADLELSTWLN, from the coding sequence GTGGATTCGCCACATTTGAGGGGCAATGACGGCCCGGAAAACCACCATCAGGCCGCCCATTTCATGTCCGACGATCCAGACAAGACCAGGATTTTGCCAGATGCCCCGGCAGGAGAGCTTCCGGTGGGCGCAGAGCTGTCCCAGGGCATGTACCGGATTACGGGCCGGATCGCGGCGGGCGGCTTCGGCATCACCTATGAGGCGCGCGACAATCTGGATCGCAAAGTCGCCATTAAAGAGTGCTTCCCGGCAGGTCTTGCCCTGCGCGCGGGCGATTTCACCGTGTCTGCGGCCAGCGCCTCCACCGCGGAACCGTTTGAGACGGCGCGCACCCTGTTCCTGCGCGAGGCGCGGATGCTGGCCGCCCTGCGCCACCCCAATATCGTCCATGTCCAGACGCTGTTTGAGGAAAACGGCACCGCCTACATGGCGATGGATTACGTGGACGGACGCGATTTGCAGCAGGTCATCGCCGATGAACCGGGCCTGCTGACGCCCGCCTATATCATGGAGCTGACCCGCGCCTTGTTGGCGGCGATGGACTATCTGCACCGTGACGCGCCCGCCCGTGGTATCGGTCGCGGCAAGGAGCGGCTGCTGCACCGCGACATCAAGCCCGCCAACATCCGCATTGATCCCTTCGATGCCCCCGTGGTGATCGATTTCGGCGCGGCCCGGCAGGAAACCAAGGCGCAATCGCGGGCCGCTGGCACCTTCCGCGTCGTGTCAGACGGCTATTCGCCCGGAGAGTTCTATGTGGCCGGGGCGGACCAAGGCCCGGCCTCCGACCTCTATTCGCTGGCGGCCACGCTTTACCATTGCATCTCAGGCGCGGCCCCTGCCCCGGCGGACGCGCGCGCGCAAAAGGTCTCCAACGGTGAAGCGGATCCCTATGAGCCCATCGCAGGCCGTTTCCCCCCCCATGATCCGCGCCTGCTGGCATTGATCGACCGCGCCCTCGCCCGCCCGCTGAAGGATCGCCCCTCAGATGCGGCGGCCTGGCTCGCGGCAATCCCTGATACCACGTCACAGATCCCGACGCGGATTATCACGCCGGTGGCCGATGACGGGCCCGCGCCTGCTGTTGCCAATGGCGGTGTCTGGAAGGGAGCGGCGATTGCGGGCGTGTCCGCTCTGGCCCTCATGGGCGTGGGGATCTACGCGCTGAGCGGGCCCGCAATCACCGACGAGACATTACAAAGCGATCTGGCCGAGGCACGGGCGACCGTGGACGAAATGGAGGCGGAACTGGCCCAGTTGGCGGGCATTGCGGAGGCCTTGCAGGGCGATATCGACGCCGCAATCGACGCCCGCGACCAGGCGGACCGGCGGGCCGATGATCTGGCCGAAACGGTGCAGGACCTGCGCGCCCAATTGCGGGCGGCGAGTGCAGACGATGATGCGGAAACGCAGGCGTTGCGCGCGCAGCTGACCGAGGCGCAGGCCGGGCAAACCTCTGCGGAGACGGCGGCAGAGACCCTGACCCGACAGGTCGCCGAGCTTGAGGCGCAGATCGCGGCGCTTGGCTCTGGGGACACCGGCGCGATGGAGGCGGAGCGCACGGCCGCCCTGGCCGCCCAGGAGGTCGCCGAACGCGCCGCGTCCCGCGCCCAGGCGGATCTGCAACGCATGGCCGCGGACCTGGACGTGGCGGAGGCCGAGGCCGCGCGCCTCAGCATGGAATTGCGCACCACGCGGGCCGAGATTGACCTGATGACGGCCGGAACAACCTTGCCCAATCCCGGCCCCGCGCAACCGCCCGCCGCTGCCGCCTGCCCCACCTGGACCAGTCCGGGCGAGGAGCGGCGTTTTACCGGGACGGAAATCTACAACGCGCCCCAAACCCTGAGCACGCGTGTGGCCGGAACCACGGACCTTGGCGCTTGCGACGGCCTGCCCGAGGGGGTCGTGGGCGTGGTCACCGCGGCACCCACCTATACGCTCTACCTTTCGGAGATGGCACAGTTCGAGCGGGTGGAGATGCGGGTCAGCTCGGTCTGCGACACCACCTTGCTGGTCAACACCCAGGATACGGTCTGGCACTTCGACAATGACGGCGACGGAGGCATCCTGCCGCTCCTGAACCTGTCGGGGCAGCAGGCGATTGAGGGACGGCTGGACGTCTGGATCGGCACCGCCGACGGCACGACCTGCACGGCCGATCTGGAGCTGTCGACCTGGCTGAATTAA
- a CDS encoding LysE family translocator, producing the protein MTFEVWVAFAVASAIVVVIPGPNIVLTVTYAIRDGARSGLATVPGTVVGAFIAMTASLAGAGAILATSVGLFTVMKVAGAVYLLWLAYKLWTAPVGAITTTENAPDRGLWRLFRQSALISALNPKGPVFYMAFVPQFVDPAHPVFAQFVILTATFLAVAALNGMGWLVLAAAWRDRLRGPFVLRLINRIGAACLGAAGLFALRASRSAS; encoded by the coding sequence ATGACATTTGAGGTTTGGGTGGCGTTTGCTGTGGCCAGCGCAATCGTGGTGGTCATCCCCGGGCCCAATATCGTGCTGACGGTGACCTATGCGATCCGGGACGGCGCGCGGTCGGGCCTGGCCACGGTGCCCGGCACGGTTGTGGGGGCGTTCATCGCCATGACCGCGTCCTTGGCCGGGGCGGGGGCGATCCTGGCCACGTCTGTCGGGCTTTTCACTGTGATGAAGGTGGCGGGGGCGGTATATCTGCTGTGGCTGGCCTACAAGTTGTGGACAGCGCCCGTGGGGGCAATCACCACGACAGAGAACGCCCCGGACCGAGGGCTTTGGAGGCTGTTTCGCCAATCGGCGTTGATCAGCGCGCTCAATCCCAAGGGGCCGGTCTTCTACATGGCCTTTGTGCCGCAATTCGTGGACCCGGCCCACCCTGTCTTTGCGCAATTCGTGATCCTGACGGCCACGTTTCTGGCCGTGGCCGCCCTGAACGGGATGGGATGGTTGGTGTTGGCGGCGGCCTGGCGCGACCGTCTGCGTGGGCCTTTCGTCCTGCGGTTGATCAACCGGATCGGAGCGGCGTGCCTGGGGGCGGCGGGGCTGTTCGCCCTGCGCGCCAGCCGAAGCGCAAGCTAG
- the rpsF gene encoding 30S ribosomal protein S6 — protein MALYEHVMIARQDLSNAQAEALNEHFGAVLADNGGTVVDTEYWGVKTMAYKINKNRKGHYSYLRTDAPSDAVQEMERLMRLHDDVMRVLTIKVDAHDEGPSVQMQKRDEREGRRERR, from the coding sequence ATGGCTCTCTACGAGCACGTGATGATTGCGCGTCAGGACCTGTCCAACGCGCAGGCCGAAGCGCTGAACGAGCACTTTGGCGCCGTCCTCGCCGACAATGGCGGCACGGTTGTCGACACCGAATATTGGGGTGTCAAGACAATGGCCTACAAGATCAACAAGAACCGCAAGGGTCACTATTCCTACCTCCGCACCGATGCGCCATCTGACGCCGTGCAGGAAATGGAACGCCTGATGCGCCTGCATGATGACGTGATGCGCGTCCTGACTATCAAGGTCGACGCCCATGACGAGGGCCCGTCGGTCCAGATGCAAAAGCGTGATGAGCGTGAAGGTCGCCGCGAGCGCCGCTAA
- the rpsR gene encoding 30S ribosomal protein S18 — MAAKPFFRRRKTDPFEGENAPKIDYKDTRLLQRYISERGKIVPSRITAVGAKNQRALAKAIKRARFLALLPYAVK; from the coding sequence ATGGCTGCAAAACCATTCTTCCGCCGCCGCAAGACCGACCCGTTTGAGGGCGAGAACGCGCCGAAGATCGACTATAAAGACACCCGCCTCCTGCAACGCTACATTTCCGAGCGTGGCAAGATCGTCCCCTCCCGTATCACCGCTGTCGGTGCCAAGAACCAGCGTGCGCTCGCCAAGGCGATCAAACGCGCGCGGTTCCTGGCCCTGCTGCCCTACGCCGTCAAATAA